In Candidatus Bathyarchaeota archaeon, one genomic interval encodes:
- a CDS encoding CooT family nickel-binding protein translates to MCLLKAYLEEGGVRKLVAVDVAFIQSEEGV, encoded by the coding sequence GTGTGCCTGCTTAAAGCTTACCTGGAAGAGGGTGGGGTTAGAAAGCTGGTGGCTGTGGACGTGGCCTTTATACAGTCTGAAGAGGGGGTTTAA